In the Octopus bimaculoides isolate UCB-OBI-ISO-001 chromosome 18, ASM119413v2, whole genome shotgun sequence genome, one interval contains:
- the LOC106880797 gene encoding serine-rich adhesin for platelets: MEKGERKKRKDTDKKDRRKGKKEGSKGSSSTAASATSLSQTSELTNNETGLSTNSANEKDIGNPKIGEEEKNADKESDGSQRQSPEPNCSICLSKLENKSFTDSCFHTFCYVCLLEWSKIKTECPLCKQPFKSIIHNVRSYDDYDQYDVQKHEPPNEKRFRYRTTLTIDRLLGLQNQHQRDEILMAPQQLDYNARPGLRRSLRRSQQQQTQTASVEFRRNIYRNNLRVVKNRHLHGCRNIKPDFLRKNPTAVHRLAPWLNRELNALLRNQENHVTFVMELILDLVKRYPISSEEFYQHIFPFVGRNTLQFIHEFENFAKSPLHDMRSYDANSQYMPFTQLVDTSEASSSDDDVIVLSPRETTTATATATTSGNQSSISLSISLGHPSQQIVMTSSSWEPSAETSQNEREATTSQTAISGWESPQPGPSGIFSTSVTEPSTSAVESTSHDTSLVSSSMKSEPTDQRQDKKDNSSSDSSGTELNRDEENDDGDSDVIITAYEKPWAERSPILISDLDDDSVEEETEETKDKNSLTVVRQPSTSGENAKEGHSEKRKSSRKERGQSRTRHRYVSSSSYSGERRHRHSHRLSHYSYSQSNSSRSRSRSRSRSRRSKSKRTSSYSREERSRCRYRHDESTASSSSSLQLHISQKSIMFPLTCNNYYRLGYPHRSSQPDLSSGIYNYDTNYNNESCRKRDGYRPSSPVVSRNRSRSSSVEIIACKRRRKSHKKHKKHKHRRHHRSKHTSSKLSSHCDSVSDSNYLNSLDVVALSPQPTSTFKKHCSGHKSSKRYQGTSVNTDDVSIIDNVHEESSCLSKFSSYHVKPSSTATVATCSHVLDPGLAGSNLLEDLTADNSSYLSGAIGADVIVQSEDNTDKHCLKEPTVLGDSSKNIDLDDISHAISVPVSTCGSLAEINDPDLKLMFSDFCMDKSAKAASTAHTATSSTANESLDDFNLLSNSSIPSWSCSSSSEACSVTNEKKDSSNCHTTGNVSCCSMDTAQPGVKRCMKQTPGDVATATVTSVNTNSNESSAFSDNDKNNSSSVHPADEDISPTSEGLSKESSCKMESDAAISGQQPSQTSSAVSDASVLSAEREENTNNNVPKHQIFLPLLDNNTSVLSFESDILDIQKASDAVSSKDKDCKLPLLPLPTTSEDSLTVRNDSNSLYQSLYSIASSLSSPATSSSSSQQTHTSHNTSSNLSKPLSHSTFPVSPSAACHSSSSSSSSSLATVSNSSTAPKETNSSSSDNHSSNPNVFGKNKGKTESFPVSQYFKKDNCKNVNTCSTSESQMVKVKKTKGKVCEPSKDDNEDSNWSSCGSSSPFLWYEEAEFSWSEPTESPASQPVEKSCSNTDSNATGSYEFSSNLSLNNTSIKLTIKGLPTSRDHGNKESAKDITVNVNQSQNTHNSSSNDSSSNKQPQKKILGTASKSKDLCEQSLSEDILKEQVSTEPSNLAHCSSQDYLFDTEYCGDLHSHSSKSKAFQILNENSNKPASLLSQQNKVLNKVDEVKSKLFTANNSSSDKLNDSEINNEDFSKSMFSLSSQDSKCESLSVKKDDLLSDISSGDDTNTS, from the coding sequence ATGGAGAAAggggagaggaaaaagagaaaagacactGACAAGAAGGACAGAAGGAAAGGTAAAAAGGAAGGTAGCAAGGGCTCAAGTAGTACTGCAGCCAGTGCCACTTCTCTGTCACAGACCAGTGAACTGACCAACAATGAGACTGGTCTAAGCACTAACTCAGCCAACGAGAAAGATATTGGTAACCCCAAAATCggtgaagaggaaaaaaatgctGATAAAGAAAGTGATGGAAGCCAACGACAGTCACCTGAGCCAAACTGTTCGATTTGTCTATCTAAGTTGGAGAATAAATCCTTCACCGACAGCTGTTTCCATACATTCTGTTACGTTTGCCTTTTGGAGTGGTCAAAGATTAAAACGGAATGTCCACTCTGTAAGCAACCCTTCAAGAGCATTATTCACAATGTGCGTTCCTACGATGACTATGACCAGTACGATGTCCAGAAACATGAACCACCCAATGAGAAACGGTTTCGCTATCGTACAACTTTAACAATTGATCGATTGCTTGGTCTGCAAAACCAGCATCAGAGAGACGAGATCCTGATGGCGCCACAGCAGCTTGACTACAACGCCAGACCTGGTTTGCGTCGTTCTCTACGTCggtcacaacaacagcaaacacagaCAGCCTCCGTCGAATTCCGAcgcaatatatacagaaataatttacgCGTAGTGAAAAACAGGCATTTACATGGTTGCCGTAACATTAAACCCGATTTCTTGAGGAAAAACCCCACAGCTGTTCATCGACTAGCTCCTTGGTTAAACCGTGAACTAAATGCATTGCTTCGTAACCAAGAAAATCATGTGACCTTTGTGATGGAACTTATTCTTGATTTAGTAAAGCGCTATCCAATCAGCAGTGAGGAATTCTATCAACATATTTTTCCATTTGTTGGTCGAAATACATTGCAGTTCATTCATGAATTTGAGAATTTTGCAAAGTCACCATTGCATGATATGCGCTCCTATGATGCTAATTCACAATATATGCCCTTCACTCAGCTGGTAGATACTAGTGAAGCTTCatccagtgatgatgatgttattgtacTTTCACCACGAGAGACGACTACAgcaactgctactgctactacatcCGGCAATCAAAGCAGTATATCTCTGTCGATCAGCCTAGGTCATCCTTCACAGCAAATAGTTATGACTTCCTCCTCTTGGGAACCATCTGCTGAAACAAGTCAGAATGAAAGAGAGGCAACCACAAGTCAAACAGCAATTTCAGGTTGGGAGTCTCCTCAACCAGGCCCTTCTGGTATCTTCAGCACGTCAGTTACAGAGCCATCAACTAGCGCTGTTGAATCAACTAGTCACGACACAAGCCTAGTCTCTAGTTCCATGAAATCCGAGCCTACTGATCAACGCCAAGATAAGAAGGACAACAGCAGCTCTGACTCTAGTGGAACTGAATTGAACAGGGATGAGGAAAATGATGATGGCGACAGTGATGTGATCATTACCGCCTATGAAAAACCTTGGGCTGAACGTTCGCCAATATTAATATCCGATTTAGACGATGATTCTGTTGAAGAAGAAACCGAggagacaaaagacaaaaattcaTTGACTGTCGTAAGGCAACCATCAACAAGTGGGGAAAATGCAAAAGAGGGCCATTCTGAAAAAAGAAAGTCATCTCGTAAGGAGCGAGGTCAGAGCAGAACTCGTCACAGGTATGTCTCAAGTTCGTCTTATAGTGGTGAACGACGACACCGCCACAGCCACAGACTCAGCCATTATTCCTATAGCCAATCCAACTCTTCTAGATCACGGTCTCGATCTAGATCTCGTTCTCGGCGTTCCAAGAGCAAACGAACTTCTAGTTACTCTAGAGAAGAACGATCTCGTTGTCGGTACCGACATGACGAATCCACTGCATCCTCTTCTTCGTCTCTGCAGCTACACATCTCTCAGAAATCTATAATGTTTCCACTGACATGCAACAATTACTATCGGCTTGGTTATCCTCACCGCTCTTCCCAGCCAGACCTTTCCAGCGGCATTTACAACTATGATACTAATTACAACAATGAGTCATGCAGAAAGAGAGACGGCTACAGACCTTCAAGCCCTGTTGTTTCTCGAAATCGATCGCGTTCTTCAAGTGTAGAAATCATTGCTTGCAAACGGCGGCGGAAAAGTCACAAAAAAcacaagaaacacaaacacagacggcATCACCGCAGTAAGCACACCTCATCGAAATTATCATCCCATTGTGATTCTGTTTCTGATAGTAATTACTTAAATAGTTTAGATGTTGTTGCTCTTTCCCCACAGCCAACATCAACATTCAAGAAACACTGCTCAGGACATAAATCTTCGAAACGTTACCAAGGGACCAGCGTAAATACGGATGATGTCAGCATTATTGACAATGTCCATGAAGAGAGTTCTTGTCTAAGCAAATTCTCTAGCTATCACGTAAAACCATCATCGACCGCAACAGTAGCAACGTGTTCTCATGTGTTGGACCCTGGTCTAGCTGGAAGTAACTTATTAGAAGATCTCACAGCAGATAACTCTTCGTATTTATCTGGTGCAATTGGTGCTGATGTAATCGTTCAGTCAGAAGACAACACGGATAAGCATTGCTTGAAAGAACCGACAGTTCTCGGTGACAGCTCTAAAAATATTGACCTAGATGACATATCGCATGCTATCAGTGTACCTGTGTCAACTTGTGGTTCACTTGCTGAAATCAACGATCCAGATCTTAAACTGATGTTCTCAGATTTCTGTATGGATAAAAGTGCTAAAGCTGCTTCTACCGCTCACACTGCAACCAGCAGCACAGCAAATGAATCCCTTGATGACTTTAACTTGCTTTCAAACAGTTCAATACCGAGTTGGTCGTGTAGCTCATCATCTGAAGCCTGCTCTGTGACAAACGAAAAGAAAGATAGCTCAAATTGTCATACGACAGGCAATGTTAGCTGCTGCTCTATGGACACTGCACAGCCTGGTGTCAAGAGATGCATGAAACAAACACCAGGAGACGTAGCCACTGCAACAGTAACATCAGTGAACACAAATAGTAATGAATCGTCTGCATTCTctgacaatgataaaaataattccaGCTCTGTTCACCCTGCTGACGAGGACATTTCTCCAACTTCAGAGGGCCTGTCGAAAGAAAGCAGTTGTAAGATGGAGTCTGATGCTGCTATTAGTGGACAGCAACCGTCCCAAACAAGTTCTGCTGTGTCTGATGCTTCAGTTTTATCTGCCGAAAGAGaggaaaatacaaacaataatgttcctaaacatcaaatatttttaccattattaGATAATAATACCTCAGTGCTATCTTTTGAATCTGACATTTTGGACATCCAGAAAGCAAGTGATGCAGTTTCATCTAAGGACAAAGATTGTAAATTGCCTCTACTTCCTTTACCTACCACATCTGAAGACTCACTCACAGTTAGGAATGACTCTAATtcactctatcagtctctttataGCATTGCATCTTCATTGTCGTCACCAGcgacatcatcttcatcatctcagCAAACACATACATCTCATAATACATCATCAAACTTATCGAAACCTCTTTCACATTCTACTTTCCCTGTTAGTCCAAGTGCTGCTtgtcattcctcctcctcctcctcctcttcttctttggcAACTGTTTCCAACTCCTCAACTGcaccaaaagaaacaaacagttcAAGCAGTGACAACCATTCGTCAAATCCAAACGTTTTTGGCAAGAATAAAGGCAAAACTGAAAGTTTTCCTGTTTCTCAATATTTCAAGAAAGATaattgtaaaaatgtaaatacttgTTCAACATCTGAATCGCAAATGGTTAAAGTGAAGAAAACCAAGGGTAAAGTCTGTGAACCTAGCAAGGATGATAACGAAGATTCTAACTGGTCATCTTGtggatcatcatcaccatttttatgGTACGAAGAGGCAGAATTTTCATGGTCTGAACCGACAGAATCTCCAGCCAGTCAACCAGTAGAGAAATCTTGTAGCAACACTGATAGCAATGCAACCGGTTCTTATGAATTTTCGTCTAACCTGTCACTGAACAATACTAGCATCAAATTAACCATTAAGGGGTTACCTACCAGCAGAGACCACGGCAACAAAGAAAGTGCCAAAGATATCACAGTTAATGTGAACCAATCTCAAAATACACACAACTCTTCCAGTAATGATTCGTCATCAAATAAGCAACCCCAAAAGAAGATATTGGGCACTGCCAGTAAAAGTAAAGATCTGTGCGAGCAGTCCTTATCCGAAGACATTCTCAAGGAGCAAGTTTCCACCGAGCCCTCAAATCTAGCGCATTGTTCCTCTCAGGACTATTTATTTGACACTGAGTATTGTGGTGACCTACACAGCCACAGTTCTAAATCTAAGGCTTTTCAGATATTGAATGAAAATTCAAATAAACCAGCTTCTCTGCTATCACAACAGAACAAGGTTTTAAACAAAGTAGACGAAGTGAAGTCAAAATTGTTTACTGCCAATAATAGTTCTTCTGATAAATTAAATGACTCAGAGATCAACAATGAAGACTTTTCTAAATccatgttttctctttcttcacagGATTCTAAATGTGAATCGTTAAGTGTAAAAAAAGATGACTTATTAAGTGATATTTCTAGTGGTGATGACACAAACACATCATAA